The window GCTGTCGttaagcaaaaaataaataaataatctagAATGAATCCAACGAACCCACAAATTAATTATCTTCCTTAACAACAATCCTCCAAACTAGCTTCAAAAGACCAGCCATATTAAACTCCTTCACCATTCTCAGACAGCCAACTATCCATAGAAAAGCACACACAAGAGACTCAATCTTTTTTAACTAGACAGGAAGCCCAAAAACATCTaaccaataaggaaatgaaGCTTGCATAACAGAACAAAAAAGCTCAAGTCTACCAGTAACGGAGAGCAACCTACTTTTCCACAATTGAAGCCTTTTCTTAAGCCGATCCAAAACTTATCTACCTAAACATATGACCTACACATCAAAGATACGATCCTTGGATTCAACTAATCAGTACTATCAAATATTGTTATCTTTGATTGCTTTATCACTAAAATGCAAGGTGTCCACTCTTGAAGGTCCATGAACTAGTAAATTTATTCCTCATTACTAATTTGGACATCCAAGCTATTTGGCTTCATGGAAGACATTTAGTTGTCGCTGATGTGGTAAGGCTTTGGTGGTAGTTATTATAGTGATGTTTGTATTTGTTTGGATGTTGCGTAGTCCCTTCTCTTTGAATCCAATTCTTTTGAGTTGCTCCTAATGAGCTGTACAATTAAGATTTTTGTATATCCTCCCactccttttcattttttttttttttttttgaaaataaactGATATTATCTATTaaaaagagtaagaaaaaaatatcattttatgtCTTGAAGTTGTTTTTCTTCAAAGGACGATTTTTGGACTTTGTAGTATGGCTATTCGAAGTTGAATAGGATGTTcctcattcttttttatttgctcGGAATCAGCAAAGAAATTTATTAATGttgtaatgaaagaaaaaaaatgcaagaagaGGCCAACATgccaaaaataaaacatataagTCAAGGAATCATTCCACCTTCGACAATGTCATTAGCAGAATGGAATCTTGACACACAAGACATAGCATTCAGCTAAACCGATAGTAGGTTCTCAATTGAGTATCCCAGGTTGTATCACAAGATGAAAAATCTGGTGGATTGACCCAAATCTATGAAGATCTTGCGGTATGCTTTGCAAGACCATCAATCACTACATTAACTTTACAATAACAATGAGAGATAGAATAATCAGTCCTATCCAAATAAATTTTATAGAAGAGCCACTTCTCTTCCTCGTTCATCTTCAAAAGCCATATTAGGTATTATCTCGAAAGGTTCTTTGTTGTTTTGGCTTGTCTTCTTAGAAAATTAAAACTTCATTCTCTGTAAAATTattattccttttttattattattattattattattattgcctATAACATTAAAAGAAATCCTACTATgtcattgactagcatttttCAGATCTTATCCCCTCCCAAAATAATTAACTTGGGACCAAGCTCAAAGTACTTTAACTAGGTTGCATTTATTTGAATGTTATCTACCACCCATAATATTCAACTTCTACAATGGtgacaacaaaaacaacaaaaattaaCATTTTCTTGATGGGGAATCCATGATTCAATAAGTTACACTACTAGGTCCAAGAGAGGTGGCAATGGTGGTTCTAAGAAGCTTGTGATATCCTAATGATTTCATCTCTCTTGAACTTTTCCTCATTTACGCGTGATCAAACCTATCATAGGTTTCAATAGACTTTTTCATAGTTTAAACACCGACCACAGAATGCAACTGCAAAGCCCTCCTAAGGTACTTTTGCTTAAAATAAAGGCAATATAGTgtgaagctctctctctctctctctctctctctctctctctctctctctctctctctctctcatccttaaaGCAATTGAGAAGGAGCTGTGATATGGCCTCGAGAGAGGCCACCAAAAGCTGGCTTGGGCGGCATTGTAAGGCTGGGGAAGATAAAAGCACATATCCCTATTAGATCATGCATGGACACTAGTATATATCTCATCCTTTCTCAGCTCATATCCCTTCTCTATGTTGCATTTGGAGGCTTCTTTTAAATTTCCTTGGGGGGTGGCCATTACAAAGTTGTCATGCTTGATGATGTGGTTCGACTACTCATTCCAAAGACCTTTCTTAAAACTCATTTAAATTAATCAAACCTCATAAACGCCaaaacacctctctctctctctctctctctctctctctctctctctctactttacATGAAAAGGAGAGATTCTGGGAAACCATGGTTTCATGCACATGCCTCCCTCTttcctcctctcctcccccCCTGCCCCCATGAGTTCACACTTCCAAACACCAAGGTGGTGGGGTTTACCAAGATTACTGACCCTGCCCCCATGTACTCAACCCTTTCCTGCACAAACCTTTACAACACATATATAgtctgaaccctaaaccccaacaACCATGGTCATCCATAGTCAATATCATTGCAGAATATAGGAATGACCTAAACATAGActtgaaatgataaaaaaaagacACACACACTTTACCCCCTTAATCAAGGAGGGAACTCGCTTGTAAGATACTTGGCATTTCGAACTTTAAGGTACTTTAGCAGTACTTTAGGGTCTTCTAGCTTCTTCTTGTTCTCACAAGTGGTTACTCATTGTCTAATAGTGATTAGGTAACCCTAAACTGGTAGCTATTGACCTAGTGACATAGTTTAACTAGAAAGAAAACAGCTTCTTGGTTCAGTTGGAATTAGGTAACCCTAGCTAGTGAGAAGACAGCTTCTTGGTTCATCAGTTGGATCCCTAAATATGAAAAGTTTGCTGAAGTTGTTACAGATGGCCCAATGGGGTGTGAAAAAATGGTTGGCAATGTTTGAATGGGCTTTGTGGGTCATAAAGGCCGTTCATCATTCCAAGTTGCAATcccaatagagagagagagagagaggccgtgTAGGAATGTGGGGGGTCCAGGTCCAATTCAAGCCCCTTCCCACCCAAGCCGACACAACTTGTTCACCTACGCCACGTGGGCACATTGCACCAATCCTCATCAGCAACTACGTCTTGCCAGATGGACATCAGAGAAAGAGATATTTTTTCAGGGCTATAAAATTCTTGGGGGGACCCACTATATTCCAATGAGCTCCAAtcccaaactctctctctctctctctctctctctctctctctcgtagtCATAGTAAGGATATGAAGACACTTGAAACACACGATCTCAAGTCCATGGTGGTCAATGTACCTTCCACCTAAGCCACACATGTGTCTCACGAATTTATATATTGGGGCTCACCAAAATTCATTGATTATCATAGATTCaaccaaaatttcatcctctcatGATGTGAAGTTCTCATATAGCTAGAATTGGCACCACCTTATCTACAAACCATGGACCATTATGCCTATCAAAGGGTCTTGATCATGCAATTGATTGCCCATTAATTATTTACAACATAGAAGAGCGATATGAACTAAAGAAAATGAATCCAACAGGGTAGCGCAATTGGTAAGAAACCAACTTAGTACGAATCGGAAACTCGAATGTTCTAAGATTGACTCCAACTAGGTATCTTGGGCCACTCatacggggtgtttagtgctcatAACTGCTTTCAGTGAGAGTTAAATGATTCGCATTCAaccccataaataaataaaaggaatatCTAGTGCACAAGACTCCTACCAAGGTAAGGTTCAACGAAATTTTACCCAAACCCCGCTTCAAATAAGAGAGGTTATTTTCCATACTCAAACCCATAACCACTTGATTACAAGGGGAGAACTTTACCCTTCACCAAATTCCACCTTGTAAATATGAACTAAATGTGGCTTATTTAATATCTTGGTAATAATTATTTAAGggcaataataaaatatattctattttattttaattttatttgttgAAAACGCAGCCGCTTGTTTTGGGGGCCCAATTGCCAACCAATATTCGGACGGATTTGATGAAATCAGGCATATTTGTGAAAACGCATTAGCTGTTTATAATTAAATTGCCCTTTTTTGTAATTATGTGatttttgtaatagcttttagGGATAAGAGTTTTAAGTTTAAACCCATAGGTCCACTCGGCATTGAATAGAAGAGTCCTACAAATCTGGGGCGCAAAGGGAAGATTGTGGGTGAtctatttatattatttatatattcaCTCTATTCTACATATGcacaataattacaaaaaatctctaaaattataattaaaagaaTCACAGAAAAGCCCTTCAAATCTTATGAATGTGGAATTTTcctcataaaaaaatttgaataaaagGGTAGACAGAAACCAACTTCTCTTCACCCTCCCTCTTAGTCTTAATtgctaattaattaaaattcatGGGAGTtactaagaaataaaataataataataataatagtggattaattaattcaattaaaataaaataaaataaaataaaaaagaaggcgGCCTATCCTATGGCTTCTATCATTTGAGGGGAGCTTAAGGCTTCTCATCACATGCAACTCTCATGGCCACCACCCTTTATTTAAACCCCTTCACCCCATCCTTCCACCTTCACATTACTTCACAACAagtcttcttcagttcttctcttctcttcaattTTCTTCTCCTCAATTACAAACAAACATAACCAATATACCCAATACTCTTCTCTTTTCAATCTCTCTTGTCACGTTCACCTTTAACCCAAGAAATTCAAACTTCCCTCCCTAGTGTACACATCCAAATATTGCTACACTAGTACTCTTAACTGCCATTAGTCCTTGAAAATGTTGTGTGTCTCCGATCATAAGGACTTCTTCGCTCGCCGGACTGTGTGGGTTAATGGTCCGGTCATCGTCGGAGCTGGCCCTTCTGGACTAGCTGTTGGTGCTTGCCTCAAAGAGCAAGGGGTACCCTTTGTAGTTCTTGAAAGAGCAGACTGCATTGCCTCTCTGTGGCAGAAACGCACCTATGATCGCCTCAAACTTCACCTTCCTAAGCAATTCTGCCAACTCCCTAAGCTCCCATTCCCAAAGGACTTCCCTGAGTATCCAACCAAGAATCAATTCATTAACTACCTTGAATCCTATGCCAAGAAATTTGAGATCAACCCAAGATTCAATGAGTGTGTTCAGTCTGCTAAGTACGATGAGACTAGTGGGTTATGGCGTGTGAAGACTGTCTCCACCAGCCACAGCTCCGGCCGCAATGAGGTTGAGTACATTTGCCGGTGGTTGGTTGTAGCCACAGGAGAGAATGCAGAGTGTGTGATGCCTGAAATTGAAGGCATGTCTGAGTTTGGTGGTGAAATTGTGCATGCTTGCCACTACAAGTCAGGGGAGGATTACAGAGGAAAGCGAGTACTAGTCGTCGGCTGTGGCAATTCTGGCATGGAAGTTAGTCTTGATCTTTGCAATCACAATGCTCTACCATCCATGGTGGTTCGCAGCTCGGTGAGTCTTGAGTCTTCCTTACTTGTTCATTTAGTTGATCAAATTTACAGTAACAGTGAGAGTTCTTTTTCCCTCAAATTATCTCACAGAATCTTGTTTCAATGATCAGGTTCATGTATTGCCAAGGGAATTTCTTGGGAAATCTACATTTGGATTGGCAGCAATGATGATGAAAAGGTTTCCACTTTGGCTCGCTGATAAGATGTTGCTGATAATGGCATGGCTTGTGCTTGGGAATATTGAGAAATATGGACTAAAAAGGCCAGCAATGGGTCCTTTAgagctcaagaatgctcaaggaAAGACCCCTGTTTTGGACATTGGTGCATTAGAGAAGATCAAATCTGGTGATATCAAGGTTGTCCCTGGAATCAAAAGGTTCTCATATGGTGGAGTTGAGCTTGTTAATGGACAAAATATTGAAGTGGATGCAGTAGTTTTCGCTACTGGCTATCGCAGCAATGTTCCTTCTTGGCTACAGGTTCGAAGATGTTCATATTCTCTCTTATAAAAATTTCCCCTGTTTTGGATTTATATGACAGTTCAGCAAGTTTGGTTTTTGTTAGATTCATACCTTATTTGTCAgatattttcttcccttttcttttggatttgattttgatacTCTTGATCTTACAAAGATTTAGACAGTAATAGGTGGTTAGATAGTGTTTGGTGGTAATAATTGTGATAGGATAGGATGCAGAAAAAACACCTTAATAAAACAAAGTTCAATAGCTTCTTCTCtgtttttagaatttttaatgaGTTTTTCTGTAAtaatttgctttccttttttatccATAAACAAATCCATATAGGTGGAAAAATGGGCTAATGTTATTTTGTACCTGTGTTTTTTACAGGATAATGAATTTTTCTCTAAGAACGGATTTCCAAAGGCTCCATTCCCAAATGGGTGGAAAGGGAAAGCTGGGCTTTATGCTGTTGGATTCACAAAGAGAGGGCTCTCTGGTGCATCCTTTGATGCTATGAGAATAGCACAAGACATTGGCAAAGCCtggaaagaagaaacaaagcaaacaaagaagACAATTGCTTGTCATAGAAGATGTTCTTCACAGTTCTGATCATTCATTGCTTCTATCCCTCATGAAGATTCAccaccatttttattttttttcccctcggTCGGAAACCGATCGATCCTTCTTGATTCAGGTAGCCAGACAGAGATCAATTGTGTACAAATAATAATGTATAATAGGAAAGAGAACAGCAAAAGAAACAGTTAGCACAGTGAGCCCTCTCCACAAGCCCAAGTTATAAACAAAATTGGGCATTTTGTGTATAGAGGAAGATGTGGCTTCTTAATTTCCAAATTTTGTATACTTTGTTAAATGATCAAGTCAAATGAGAAAgtatccttctctctctctctctctctctctctctctctctctctctctcatattcttTGATTGGCAGATTACAGAG is drawn from Macadamia integrifolia cultivar HAES 741 unplaced genomic scaffold, SCU_Mint_v3 scaffold_260A, whole genome shotgun sequence and contains these coding sequences:
- the LOC122071551 gene encoding probable indole-3-pyruvate monooxygenase YUCCA5: MLCVSDHKDFFARRTVWVNGPVIVGAGPSGLAVGACLKEQGVPFVVLERADCIASLWQKRTYDRLKLHLPKQFCQLPKLPFPKDFPEYPTKNQFINYLESYAKKFEINPRFNECVQSAKYDETSGLWRVKTVSTSHSSGRNEVEYICRWLVVATGENAECVMPEIEGMSEFGGEIVHACHYKSGEDYRGKRVLVVGCGNSGMEVSLDLCNHNALPSMVVRSSVHVLPREFLGKSTFGLAAMMMKRFPLWLADKMLLIMAWLVLGNIEKYGLKRPAMGPLELKNAQGKTPVLDIGALEKIKSGDIKVVPGIKRFSYGGVELVNGQNIEVDAVVFATGYRSNVPSWLQDNEFFSKNGFPKAPFPNGWKGKAGLYAVGFTKRGLSGASFDAMRIAQDIGKAWKEETKQTKKTIACHRRCSSQF